The Pseudofrankia sp. DC12 region CGTGTACGGCGAAGATGCCATCCGGGCCGCGTTCGTGCACGAAGGTGAGGCCGCCGAACAGGTAGTCGGTGCCGAACCAGATGAACTTCGCGGTGGCAGTGTCGACCTCGACGCCCAGGTCGGTGCCGAGCTGGCCCCGGACGGTGGAGTTGGTGCCGTCGGCGGCCACGAGGAGGTCATAGCCGCCGAGGCCGGTCAGCGACACCGGCGTGGTGAACCGCAGCCGGGCGCCGGCCTGTTCGGCGCGTTGCTGCAGGAGGAACAGGAGGGCCTGCCGGGCGATCGCGGCCATTCCGTTACCACCGCAGCGGATCCGCTCGCCCTTGACCCGGACTTCGATGTCCTCCCAGTGGCGTCCGTGCGTGCTCAGCGCCTCGCGCAGCACCGGGTCTGCCTGGTCGATGCCGGCCAGGGTGCGGTCCGAGAACACGACTCCGAAGCCGAAGGTGTCCTCGGCGCGGTTGCGCTCGAACACGGTGACCTCGGCCGACGGGAGGGCCCGCCGGACCAGGGTGGCGAAGAACAGCCCGCCGGGGCCTCCTCCGGCAACGGCGATGCGCATCAGGCTTCCTCGACGAACGTGTTGCGCAGCTCGCCGATACCCTCGATCCGCGTCACCATCCGTGAACCAGCTGACAGGTAACGCGGTGGCTTGCGGGCGTGCCCGACGCCGCCCGGGGTGCCGGTGGCGATGAGGTCTCCCGGCTCCAGCGTGATGATCTGTGAGATGTACGCGACGAGGTCGGCCGGTCCGAAGACGAGATCCGCGGTGTGGGCCTTCTGGACCTGCTCGCCGTCGACGTCGCAGGAGATCTCGCCTGGCTCTGTGTCGGTGACCAGCCACGGCCCGACGGGCGTACTGCGTTCGAAGGTCTTGCCCTGCAGCCATTGCGTCGTGCGGTACTGGAAGTCGCGGGCGGTGACGTCGTTGACCACGGTGTAGCCGGCGATGGCGGCGGCGGCCTGCCCGGGTGTGGCGTGCCGGACCTCGGCGCCGATGACGACGCCGAGCTCAGCCTCCCAGTCGACCTCCCGCGAACCGGCCGGCAGCACGACGGGGTCGAAGGCGCCGACGAGCGCCCGCCCGAACTTCGCGAACAGCGTCGGGTGGGTGGGCAGCTGGCGGCCCATCTCCAGGATGTGGGTGCGGTAGTTGAGCCCGACGCACAGCACCTTGCGTGGGGCAGGCACGACGGGTGCGTAGTCAAGCGTGTCGAGCGCGTGGCGCGGGCCAGCCGCCTGTTCGGCAGCCGTCTTCCAGCCGGGCCGCGCGAGCAGCTCGCCGACGTCGGCGGCGCCCACCTCCACGGCGCCGTCGTCGTCCACGCGCGCCGCGGCGGTACCAGTGCTTACCCGAATGGTCGCGAGCCGCATTACGCCATCTCCTCACGCTCGGTGTGGGCTAGGCCAAGGGCCTCGAATACCGGCTCGTCCGAGTAGCGGAACGCGTCCAAGCCGGGTTCTGACATCAGTCCCAGTGGTGCCCAGGACGGCACGGCGAAAAGGTCACCGGTTCCCACCTCGAAGCGTTCGTCTCCGATCCGGACGACGCCTGAGCCCGCGAAGATCTGGTACACGGACGACCCGGTGGAGCGGGTGACGGCGGTGCGGGTGCCGGGGCGCAGCCGGTGCATCTCGCAGCGCATGGTGGTCAGACAATCTCGGGCCGTGGCCGGATTGGTGAACCGGACCACGGCGTGGCCCGGCTCGACGACGCCGGGGTGGCCCTCGAGCTCCAGGTCGAGCTGTGCGGTCAGCGCGGCGTCGGTGTGCTCCCATCGATAGGCCATCAACGGGGACGCTTTCGGCGTCGGCGCACCGACCGGGGTGAGCCCCGGGTGACCCCAGAGCCGCTCGTTGCGGGACGAGGCGGGTGTGGCCTGGGTGCCCAGCTCGTCCGGGCCGAACTCGAAGAACCCCGCATCGATCTGCCGCACCAGCGGAATGTCCAGCCCATCGACCCAGGCCATCGCCCGGTCGGTGGTGTTGTGGTGCTCGTGGAAGTGCATGCCCGGTGTCAGGAGGAGGTCGCCGCGCCGCATCGCGACCGGGTCGCCTTCGACGTTGGTCCACACCCCCTCGCCGTCGATCACGAACCGGAACGCGGTCTGGCTGTGCCGGTGGGCCGGGGCC contains the following coding sequences:
- a CDS encoding fumarylacetoacetate hydrolase family protein; this encodes MRLATIRVSTGTAAARVDDDGAVEVGAADVGELLARPGWKTAAEQAAGPRHALDTLDYAPVVPAPRKVLCVGLNYRTHILEMGRQLPTHPTLFAKFGRALVGAFDPVVLPAGSREVDWEAELGVVIGAEVRHATPGQAAAAIAGYTVVNDVTARDFQYRTTQWLQGKTFERSTPVGPWLVTDTEPGEISCDVDGEQVQKAHTADLVFGPADLVAYISQIITLEPGDLIATGTPGGVGHARKPPRYLSAGSRMVTRIEGIGELRNTFVEEA
- a CDS encoding cupin domain-containing protein, whose translation is MTSALSPSVSARDQAELDQLYKRFAAAHMSPLWTHIGDLMPAIPRPEAVPMVWRWPTLLGLAERAGVLVPVGRGGERRAIALANPGLAGAPYATPTLWAAVQYLGPREKAPAHRHSQTAFRFVIDGEGVWTNVEGDPVAMRRGDLLLTPGMHFHEHHNTTDRAMAWVDGLDIPLVRQIDAGFFEFGPDELGTQATPASSRNERLWGHPGLTPVGAPTPKASPLMAYRWEHTDAALTAQLDLELEGHPGVVEPGHAVVRFTNPATARDCLTTMRCEMHRLRPGTRTAVTRSTGSSVYQIFAGSGVVRIGDERFEVGTGDLFAVPSWAPLGLMSEPGLDAFRYSDEPVFEALGLAHTEREEMA